The following proteins come from a genomic window of Hymenobacter canadensis:
- a CDS encoding amidohydrolase family protein — MQTSTLRFTLAGGLLLGGLGAYAQPTTYPRNGVYDQRPGLYAFTHATIFTDYKTQLTDATLLVRDGKVEAVGQNLKIPAGAVVQDLKGKYIYPGFVDLAASYGLPEVKPPERTARRPPPQFETKKTGAYDWNQAIHPETQAAQEFKVNDEQADVYRRLGFGAVLTQQPDGIARGTAALVSLATAGHRENEVLLLERAAAGYSFDKGSSTQNYPGSLMGSIALLRQTFLDADWNQRNPGKEQNLSLRAWQEQRSLPQIFEVSDKLNALRADKLGDEFKTQYIIKSRGDEYQRLTDIKATGASFVVSLNFPDAYNVDDVYDASRISLEELKHWEMAPANAALLAKAGVPFALSAADLKDKKKFLPNLRKAIQYGLTEEQALRALTATPAELIKAQDKVGSLKPGLTANFLVCSSRLFAEDNVLLDNWIQGERYQLSTLPADYRGVYTLQVGSQPAVQMLVAGKPEAPELKVAVAPNDTVRGAISVQGELATIVYNPTPKNKATAVRLSGYYTPETRVFQGDGQLPDAALVKWTARRQEAASRAARRDSAKAPEPVQLGAILYPFAAYGRPAIPPQETVLIKNATVWTSEAAGKLENTDVLLVGGKISKIGKSLTAKDARVVDGTGKHLTPGIIDEHSHIGIIGGVNEGTQAVTAEVRIGDVLDPEDVDLYRDLAGGVTAAQLLHGSANPIGGQSQLIKMRWGAAPEGLKVAGADGFIKFALGENVKQSNAGEANVLRFPQSRMGVEQVFVDAFTRAREYEKEWAAYNKLGKGKQKKTEAPRRDLELDALVEILNNKRFITCHSYVQSEINMLLSVADRMGFKVNTFTHILEGYKVADKMKAHGAAASTFADWWGYKNEVRDAIPYNAAIMHDAGLNVAINSDDAEMSRRLNQEAAKTVKYGGLSEEEALKLVTINPARMLHLDQQMGSIREGKDADVVLWSGHPLSVYSHAERTFVDGRQFFDLESDKVLRQDMERERLRIVQKMLAAKKGGAPTQTATAKPTGHFHCDTDGEEKELDQ, encoded by the coding sequence ATGCAAACTTCTACTCTTCGATTTACGCTGGCGGGCGGACTGCTGCTGGGCGGTCTGGGGGCCTACGCCCAGCCCACCACCTACCCGCGCAACGGCGTCTACGACCAGCGGCCGGGCCTCTACGCCTTCACCCACGCCACCATCTTCACCGACTACAAAACCCAACTCACCGACGCCACCCTGCTGGTGCGCGACGGCAAGGTGGAAGCCGTGGGGCAGAACCTGAAAATTCCGGCCGGCGCGGTGGTGCAGGATTTGAAGGGCAAGTACATCTACCCCGGCTTCGTGGATCTGGCGGCCAGCTACGGCCTGCCCGAAGTGAAGCCGCCCGAGCGTACCGCCCGCCGCCCGCCGCCACAGTTCGAAACCAAAAAAACCGGCGCCTACGACTGGAACCAGGCCATTCATCCGGAAACCCAGGCGGCGCAGGAGTTCAAGGTGAACGACGAGCAGGCCGATGTGTACCGCCGCTTAGGCTTCGGGGCGGTGCTGACGCAGCAGCCCGACGGCATTGCGCGCGGCACGGCGGCGCTGGTTTCGCTGGCCACCGCCGGCCACCGCGAAAACGAGGTACTGCTGCTGGAACGCGCCGCCGCCGGCTATTCCTTCGACAAAGGCAGTAGCACCCAGAACTACCCCGGCTCGTTGATGGGCAGCATTGCGCTGCTGCGCCAGACGTTTCTGGACGCCGACTGGAACCAGCGCAACCCCGGCAAAGAGCAGAACCTGTCGCTCAGGGCGTGGCAGGAGCAGCGCAGTCTGCCGCAAATCTTCGAGGTGAGCGATAAGCTGAACGCGCTACGGGCCGACAAGCTCGGCGACGAGTTCAAGACCCAGTACATCATCAAGAGCCGCGGCGACGAATACCAGCGCCTGACCGACATCAAGGCCACCGGCGCCTCGTTCGTGGTCAGCCTCAACTTCCCCGACGCCTACAACGTGGACGATGTGTACGACGCCTCCCGCATTTCGCTGGAAGAACTGAAGCACTGGGAAATGGCGCCCGCCAACGCCGCGCTGCTGGCCAAAGCCGGCGTGCCCTTCGCGCTGTCGGCCGCCGACCTCAAGGATAAAAAGAAGTTTCTGCCCAACCTGCGTAAGGCCATTCAGTACGGCCTCACCGAGGAGCAGGCGTTGCGCGCCCTCACGGCCACGCCCGCCGAGCTGATCAAGGCCCAGGACAAAGTAGGTAGCCTGAAACCCGGCCTGACCGCCAACTTCCTGGTATGCTCCAGCCGCCTGTTTGCCGAGGACAACGTGCTGCTCGACAACTGGATCCAGGGCGAGCGGTACCAGCTCAGCACCCTGCCCGCCGATTACCGCGGTGTGTACACGCTGCAGGTGGGCAGCCAGCCGGCCGTGCAGATGCTGGTAGCCGGCAAGCCCGAAGCCCCGGAGCTGAAAGTGGCCGTGGCGCCCAACGACACGGTGCGGGGCGCTATTTCGGTGCAGGGCGAGCTGGCCACCATCGTGTACAACCCCACGCCTAAAAACAAAGCCACCGCCGTCCGCCTGAGCGGCTACTACACCCCCGAAACCCGCGTGTTTCAGGGCGACGGCCAGCTGCCCGACGCGGCTCTGGTGAAGTGGACCGCCCGCCGCCAGGAAGCCGCCAGCCGCGCCGCCCGGCGCGACTCGGCGAAGGCGCCGGAGCCGGTGCAGCTCGGGGCCATTCTGTACCCGTTTGCGGCGTACGGCCGCCCGGCCATTCCGCCGCAGGAAACGGTACTGATTAAAAACGCTACAGTCTGGACCAGTGAGGCCGCCGGCAAGCTGGAAAACACCGACGTGCTGCTGGTGGGCGGCAAAATCTCGAAAATCGGCAAGAGCCTGACCGCCAAAGACGCCCGCGTGGTGGACGGCACCGGCAAGCACCTCACGCCGGGCATCATCGATGAGCACTCCCACATCGGCATTATCGGGGGCGTGAACGAAGGCACCCAGGCCGTCACGGCGGAGGTGCGCATCGGCGACGTGCTCGACCCCGAGGACGTGGACCTGTACCGCGACTTGGCCGGCGGCGTGACAGCGGCGCAGTTGCTGCACGGCTCGGCCAACCCGATTGGGGGCCAGTCGCAGCTGATTAAGATGCGCTGGGGCGCGGCCCCCGAAGGCCTGAAAGTGGCCGGCGCCGATGGGTTCATCAAGTTTGCGCTCGGCGAAAACGTGAAGCAGTCGAATGCTGGCGAGGCCAACGTGCTGCGCTTCCCGCAGTCGCGCATGGGCGTGGAGCAGGTGTTTGTGGATGCGTTTACGCGGGCCCGGGAGTATGAAAAGGAGTGGGCCGCCTACAACAAGCTCGGCAAAGGCAAGCAGAAGAAAACCGAAGCCCCGCGGCGCGACCTGGAGCTGGACGCGCTGGTGGAAATCCTCAACAACAAGCGCTTCATCACCTGCCACAGCTACGTGCAGAGCGAAATCAACATGCTGCTGAGCGTGGCCGACCGGATGGGCTTCAAGGTGAATACGTTCACCCACATTCTGGAAGGCTACAAAGTGGCCGACAAGATGAAAGCCCACGGAGCCGCGGCCAGCACCTTTGCCGACTGGTGGGGCTACAAAAATGAGGTGCGCGACGCCATTCCCTACAACGCCGCCATCATGCACGACGCCGGCCTGAACGTGGCCATCAACTCCGACGACGCCGAAATGAGCCGCCGCCTCAACCAGGAAGCCGCCAAAACGGTGAAGTACGGCGGCTTGTCGGAAGAGGAAGCCCTGAAGCTGGTGACCATCAACCCGGCCCGCATGCTGCACCTGGACCAGCAGATGGGCAGCATCCGGGAAGGCAAGGACGCCGATGTGGTGCTGTGGAGCGGCCACCCGCTGAGCGTGTACTCCCACGCCGAGCGCACCTTCGTGGATGGCCGCCAGTTTTTCGACCTGGAGTCGGACAAGGTGCTGCGCCAGGACATGGAGCGGGAGCGGCTGCGCATCGTGCAGAAAATGCTGGCAGCCAAGAAAGGCGGCGCGCCCACCCAAACGGCCACCGCCAAGCCCACCGGCCACTTCCACTGCGACACCGACGGCGAGGAAAAAGAGCTGGACCAGTAG
- a CDS encoding amidohydrolase family protein yields MKQLLLCLPLLTALTAAAQVPMPAPAQSKPILLVGGNLHVGNGTVVPDAAVAFDKGRITYAGAQSGFAQRAGYEVIDVKGQEVYPGLILPNTTLGLTEVESIRATVDEQEVGMMNPNVRSLIAYNTDSDIIPTVRTNGVLLAQITPRGGMLSGQSSIVQLDAWNWQDAAVRPDDGLHLNWPAMVLKLSSAEDEKAVERRTKERQTQLRDLEAMLTEAAAYKSLPAGHRENLRLSALSGIFDGSKTLFIHADYGKEIVEAVSFAKRLGAQKVAVVGARDAWMMLDFLKQHDIAVVLSRTHALPRRPGDDYDLPYKLPNILQQAGIRYCLDYEGSMETAGSRNLAFIAGTSAGFGLTPEQALTAVTLSPARILGIDKDYGSLETGKSATLVVSSGDLLDMRTNNITHAYIDGRAFSSENKQLYLNRKFKSKYSMP; encoded by the coding sequence ATGAAACAACTACTGCTCTGCTTACCCCTGCTGACGGCGCTTACCGCCGCCGCGCAGGTACCCATGCCGGCCCCGGCCCAAAGCAAGCCGATTCTGCTGGTGGGCGGCAACCTGCACGTGGGCAACGGCACGGTGGTGCCCGACGCCGCCGTGGCCTTCGACAAGGGCCGCATCACCTACGCGGGCGCCCAAAGCGGCTTCGCGCAGCGCGCCGGCTACGAGGTGATTGACGTGAAGGGGCAGGAAGTGTACCCCGGGCTAATTCTGCCCAACACCACGCTGGGCCTCACCGAGGTGGAATCCATCCGGGCGACGGTGGACGAGCAGGAAGTGGGCATGATGAACCCCAACGTCCGCTCCCTGATTGCCTACAACACCGATTCCGACATCATCCCGACGGTGCGCACCAACGGCGTGCTGCTGGCCCAGATTACGCCCCGCGGCGGGATGCTGTCGGGCCAGAGCAGCATTGTGCAGCTCGATGCCTGGAACTGGCAGGACGCCGCCGTGCGCCCCGACGACGGCCTGCACCTGAACTGGCCGGCCATGGTGCTCAAGCTCAGTTCCGCCGAAGACGAAAAAGCCGTGGAACGGCGCACCAAAGAGCGCCAAACCCAGCTGCGCGACCTGGAAGCCATGCTCACCGAAGCCGCCGCCTACAAGAGCCTGCCGGCCGGCCACCGCGAAAACCTGCGGCTGTCGGCGCTGAGCGGGATTTTCGACGGCTCCAAAACCCTGTTTATCCACGCCGACTACGGCAAGGAAATAGTAGAAGCCGTGAGCTTCGCCAAGCGGCTGGGCGCGCAGAAGGTGGCCGTGGTGGGCGCCCGCGACGCCTGGATGATGCTGGATTTCCTGAAGCAGCACGACATTGCCGTGGTGCTCTCGCGCACCCACGCCCTGCCCCGCCGCCCCGGCGACGACTACGACCTGCCCTACAAACTGCCGAACATTTTGCAGCAGGCCGGCATCCGCTACTGCCTTGATTATGAAGGCAGTATGGAAACGGCCGGCTCCCGCAACCTGGCCTTCATTGCGGGCACCTCGGCCGGCTTCGGCCTCACCCCGGAGCAAGCCCTGACGGCCGTAACGCTCAGCCCCGCCCGCATCCTGGGCATCGACAAAGACTACGGCAGCCTGGAAACCGGCAAAAGCGCCACCCTGGTGGTAAGCAGCGGCGACCTGCTGGACATGCGCACCAACAACATCACCCACGCCTACATCGACGGCCGCGCGTTCAGCTCCGAGAACAAGCAGCTGTACCTGAACCGCAAGTTCAAGAGCAAGTACAGCATGCCGTAA
- a CDS encoding inositol monophosphatase family protein, translating into MDYNEISFQLAAVTRHAGQFIRQEAATFHRGQIESKGVHDLVSYVDKETEKLLVAGLREVLPEAGFITEEGTEGADRAEEFNWIIDPLDGTTNFVHGLPVYSVSVGLIRGQELVAGVVYEVVRDECFRAAKGAGAFCNELPIHVSDVPDLNSSLIATGFPYTDFGLMSDYLQVLGAFMRKSHGVRRLGSAAVDLAYVAAGRFEGFFEFNLNSYDVSAGLLLVTEAGGRTTEFLQDGDPLFGRQVLASNGHVHQEMQDTIREFWK; encoded by the coding sequence ATGGATTACAACGAAATCAGCTTTCAGCTGGCGGCCGTAACGCGGCACGCCGGGCAGTTCATCCGCCAGGAGGCGGCTACGTTTCACCGCGGCCAGATCGAGAGCAAAGGCGTCCACGACTTGGTGTCGTACGTGGACAAGGAAACCGAGAAGCTGCTGGTAGCGGGCCTGCGTGAGGTGCTGCCCGAGGCCGGCTTCATCACCGAAGAAGGCACCGAGGGCGCCGACCGCGCCGAGGAGTTCAACTGGATTATCGACCCGCTCGACGGTACCACCAACTTCGTGCACGGCCTGCCCGTGTACTCCGTGAGCGTGGGCCTGATCCGGGGGCAGGAGCTGGTGGCGGGCGTGGTGTACGAGGTGGTGCGCGACGAGTGTTTCCGGGCCGCCAAGGGGGCCGGCGCCTTCTGCAACGAGCTGCCTATTCACGTCAGTGACGTGCCCGACCTCAACAGCTCGCTCATCGCCACCGGCTTCCCCTACACCGATTTCGGCCTCATGAGCGACTACCTGCAGGTGCTGGGCGCGTTCATGCGCAAGTCGCACGGGGTGCGGCGGCTGGGCTCGGCGGCTGTGGATTTGGCCTACGTGGCGGCCGGCCGTTTCGAGGGCTTCTTCGAGTTCAACCTCAACTCCTACGACGTATCGGCCGGCTTGCTGCTCGTGACCGAGGCCGGCGGCCGCACCACCGAATTTCTGCAGGACGGCGACCCGCTGTTTGGGCGGCAGGTGCTGGCCTCCAACGGCCACGTGCACCAGGAAATGCAGGACACCATCCGGGAGTTCTGGAAGTAA
- the lnt gene encoding apolipoprotein N-acyltransferase, which produces MTTVTNNPTLAPAPTAGRLAYWLPSLLALLSAVLLWLGWPVHPAPLALVLLVAWVPFLRLEQLLVQRGASGWKVFRYTYLSLLLWNAFTTYWVSYSTLGGGITAVICNALMMSAPVMAFYHTKRLAGPVLGYLSLPVYWIGFEQLHLHWDLTWPWLTLGNGFAQANYLVQWYEYTGFLGGSVWMWAVNILAFLALYRQPAPTSLVRRWLAPVVAAVLPIAVSLIIGSQYQEKGAAAEVVVIQPNVDPYLEKFSSTPNFIPYDEQLSRLIRLTEQQLTPQTKLVLWPETALEESYFEQSFDANPKVQRVRSFLAQHPGLELITGITSIRMYPSKETATPTARFRDDLGYYDVSNTAVHFPGATGPVTFYHKSRLVPGVEKVPVALASLINNIDLGGFVGSYGSQEERTVFQTATPGLRMAPSICYESVYGDFMAEYVKNGATLIGIITNDGWWSDSPGHRQHVQYATLRAIETRRDVARSANTGISAFINQKGEFLVRTAWWTQDARRYTVHLNTEQTFYVRHGELIGPACQALAALLLGFTVVQGVRRRQQPAI; this is translated from the coding sequence ATGACGACCGTGACGAATAACCCCACTCTCGCCCCCGCCCCAACGGCCGGCCGCCTGGCCTACTGGCTACCCAGCCTGCTGGCGCTGCTCAGTGCGGTGCTGCTGTGGCTGGGCTGGCCGGTGCACCCGGCCCCACTGGCGCTGGTGCTGCTGGTGGCCTGGGTGCCGTTTCTGCGCCTGGAGCAACTGCTGGTGCAGCGCGGGGCCAGCGGCTGGAAGGTGTTTCGCTACACTTACCTCAGTTTGTTGCTTTGGAACGCCTTCACCACGTACTGGGTGAGCTACAGCACGTTAGGCGGCGGTATCACGGCCGTAATCTGCAATGCTTTGATGATGAGCGCGCCCGTTATGGCGTTCTACCACACCAAGCGGCTGGCTGGCCCGGTGCTGGGCTATTTGTCGCTGCCCGTCTACTGGATTGGCTTCGAACAGCTACATCTGCATTGGGACCTTACCTGGCCCTGGCTGACGCTCGGCAACGGCTTCGCGCAGGCCAACTATCTGGTGCAGTGGTATGAGTACACGGGCTTCCTGGGCGGCTCCGTCTGGATGTGGGCTGTGAACATCCTGGCGTTCTTGGCGCTATATCGGCAGCCAGCGCCCACCAGCTTGGTCCGGCGGTGGCTGGCGCCGGTGGTGGCGGCGGTGCTGCCCATCGCCGTGTCACTGATTATTGGCAGTCAATACCAGGAAAAGGGCGCGGCCGCCGAGGTTGTGGTGATACAGCCCAACGTGGATCCGTACCTGGAGAAGTTCAGCAGCACGCCCAACTTCATTCCCTACGACGAGCAGCTCAGCCGCCTGATCCGCCTCACCGAGCAGCAGCTCACGCCCCAGACCAAACTCGTACTCTGGCCTGAAACGGCCCTGGAAGAATCGTATTTCGAGCAGTCGTTTGATGCCAACCCCAAGGTTCAGCGGGTACGCAGCTTCCTGGCGCAGCACCCTGGCCTGGAGCTGATTACGGGCATCACCAGCATCCGGATGTACCCGTCCAAGGAAACCGCCACGCCCACTGCCCGCTTCCGCGACGACCTGGGCTACTACGACGTGTCGAACACGGCCGTGCACTTCCCGGGCGCTACCGGGCCGGTGACGTTCTACCACAAGTCGCGGCTGGTGCCGGGCGTGGAAAAGGTGCCGGTGGCGCTGGCCTCGCTCATCAACAACATCGACCTGGGCGGCTTCGTGGGCTCCTACGGCAGCCAGGAGGAACGCACCGTGTTCCAGACCGCCACGCCCGGCCTGCGTATGGCGCCCAGCATCTGCTACGAATCGGTGTACGGCGACTTCATGGCCGAATACGTGAAGAACGGCGCCACCCTCATCGGCATCATCACCAACGACGGCTGGTGGTCTGACTCGCCCGGCCACCGCCAGCACGTGCAGTACGCCACATTGCGCGCCATCGAAACCCGCCGCGACGTGGCCCGTTCAGCTAATACGGGCATTTCGGCCTTCATCAACCAGAAAGGCGAGTTCCTGGTGCGCACCGCCTGGTGGACGCAGGACGCCCGCCGCTACACCGTGCACCTCAACACCGAGCAGACGTTCTATGTCCGTCACGGTGAGCTGATCGGGCCTGCCTGCCAGGCGCTGGCGGCGCTGCTGCTGGGCTTCACAGTGGTGCAGGGTGTGCGGCGCCGGCAACAACCGGCAATCTAA
- the rsmI gene encoding 16S rRNA (cytidine(1402)-2'-O)-methyltransferase, translated as MADAPKTLLYLVPTPIGNLEDITLRAIRILGEVDTVLAEDTRTSGRLLQHLGLKKPMLSYHLHNEHQQVQRLLERLERGETMALVSDAGTPGISDPGFLLVRECLARGLRVECLPGATAFVPALLKSGFGAERFTFEGFLPVKKGRQTRLQELVHEHRTMIFYESPHRIVKTLEQLAGVLGSERPASVSRELTKLFEETVTAPLAELAANFAARAAIKGEIVLVVQGREKEERIKEDRYKNDDRDE; from the coding sequence ATGGCTGACGCTCCCAAAACCCTGCTTTACCTCGTGCCCACGCCCATCGGCAACCTGGAGGATATCACCCTGCGGGCCATCCGGATCCTGGGTGAAGTGGACACGGTATTGGCCGAAGACACCCGCACCAGCGGCCGCCTGCTGCAGCACCTGGGTCTGAAAAAGCCCATGCTCAGCTACCACCTCCACAACGAGCACCAGCAGGTGCAGCGGCTGCTGGAGCGCCTGGAGCGCGGCGAAACCATGGCCCTGGTTTCCGACGCCGGCACGCCCGGCATCTCCGACCCCGGCTTCTTGTTGGTGCGCGAGTGCCTGGCCCGGGGCCTGCGGGTGGAGTGCCTGCCCGGCGCCACGGCCTTCGTGCCGGCGCTGCTCAAGTCGGGCTTCGGGGCCGAGCGGTTCACGTTCGAGGGGTTTCTTCCCGTGAAGAAGGGCCGCCAGACCCGCCTGCAGGAACTCGTGCACGAGCACCGCACCATGATTTTTTACGAGTCGCCGCACCGGATTGTGAAGACGCTGGAGCAGCTGGCCGGCGTGCTGGGTTCCGAGCGGCCCGCTTCCGTGAGCCGCGAGCTGACCAAGCTGTTCGAGGAAACCGTGACGGCCCCACTCGCCGAACTGGCCGCCAACTTCGCGGCCCGCGCCGCCATCAAAGGCGAAATCGTGCTGGTGGTGCAGGGCCGCGAGAAGGAAGAACGCATCAAGGAGGACCGCTACAAAAATGACGACCGTGACGAATAA
- a CDS encoding 4a-hydroxytetrahydrobiopterin dehydratase, protein MWTETDNTLTRTFRFPDFKVAFSFMTDVAEEAEHQQHHPWWSNEYNVVSFRLHTHDAGNTVTAKDHALAAAIDQLAAEYGGS, encoded by the coding sequence ATGTGGACCGAAACCGATAACACCCTGACCCGCACCTTCCGCTTCCCCGACTTCAAAGTAGCCTTCAGCTTCATGACCGACGTGGCTGAGGAAGCCGAGCACCAGCAGCACCATCCGTGGTGGAGCAACGAGTACAACGTGGTCAGCTTCCGCCTGCACACCCACGACGCCGGCAACACCGTCACCGCCAAGGACCACGCCCTGGCCGCCGCCATCGACCAGCTGGCCGCGGAGTACGGCGGAAGCTAG
- a CDS encoding NADAR family protein has translation MFAAGLPAIRSVESLLHHLEAGAPVKYLYFWGHTGAGHVGKEVFSQWYPAPFDLDGDTYATAEHYMMAEKARLFQDEATRQAILASSHPDQAKKLGRTVRNFDEARWNDARFAVVVRGNAAKFSQHPALRAFLLGTGARVLVEASPVDPVWGIGLAQSHPQAANPAQWRGLNLLGFALMEVRAQLG, from the coding sequence ATGTTCGCCGCCGGCTTACCCGCCATTCGTTCTGTCGAGAGCTTGCTGCATCATCTGGAGGCTGGGGCGCCTGTGAAGTATCTGTATTTCTGGGGCCATACCGGCGCCGGCCATGTCGGCAAGGAGGTATTCAGCCAGTGGTATCCGGCGCCTTTCGATCTGGATGGCGATACCTACGCCACCGCCGAGCACTACATGATGGCCGAAAAAGCCCGCCTGTTTCAGGACGAAGCCACCCGCCAGGCCATTCTGGCTTCCTCCCATCCCGACCAGGCTAAAAAGCTGGGCCGCACCGTCCGCAACTTCGATGAAGCCCGCTGGAATGACGCCCGCTTCGCGGTGGTGGTGCGCGGCAATGCGGCCAAGTTCAGCCAGCATCCGGCGCTGCGGGCGTTTCTGCTGGGCACGGGCGCCCGCGTGCTGGTAGAGGCCAGCCCCGTAGACCCGGTATGGGGAATCGGGCTGGCGCAGAGCCATCCGCAGGCCGCCAATCCGGCACAGTGGCGCGGCCTCAACCTGCTGGGCTTTGCGTTGATGGAAGTTCGGGCTCAGCTTGGATAG
- a CDS encoding metallophosphoesterase family protein, which translates to MARYATTDLHGCLATFRHLLEHQLRLQPTDELYLLGDYVNKGPESRGVLDYLMQLTAQGYQVHCLRGNHDQELLDAALGHQQLTWAAAADRQQTLASFGIARPEHLAPRYLRWLSDLPHQLDIPGFTLVHAGYDFRLPPEQMRHDWHTMLNTKEFTLDASRLQGRHLLHGHVPTPTATVQQHVQARAGAIGLDTGCVYRHNPELAHLAALNLDTFELTLTPNRETPYPIARR; encoded by the coding sequence ATGGCCCGCTACGCTACCACCGACCTGCACGGCTGCCTGGCCACCTTCCGGCACCTGCTGGAACACCAGCTGCGCCTGCAGCCCACCGACGAGCTCTACCTGCTGGGCGACTACGTCAACAAAGGCCCCGAAAGCCGCGGCGTGCTGGATTACCTGATGCAGCTGACCGCCCAGGGCTACCAGGTGCACTGCCTGCGCGGCAACCACGACCAGGAGCTGCTCGACGCGGCCCTGGGCCACCAGCAACTCACCTGGGCCGCCGCCGCCGACCGCCAGCAAACCCTGGCCAGCTTCGGCATAGCGCGGCCCGAGCACCTGGCGCCGCGCTACCTGCGCTGGCTGAGTGACCTGCCGCACCAGCTCGATATTCCGGGCTTCACGCTGGTGCACGCCGGCTACGACTTCCGGCTGCCGCCCGAGCAGATGCGCCACGACTGGCACACCATGCTCAATACCAAGGAGTTTACCCTTGATGCGTCGCGGCTGCAGGGTCGGCACCTGCTGCACGGGCATGTGCCCACGCCCACTGCCACCGTACAGCAGCACGTGCAGGCCCGGGCCGGCGCCATCGGCCTCGATACTGGCTGCGTGTACCGCCACAACCCGGAGCTGGCCCATCTGGCTGCCCTCAACCTCGACACGTTCGAACTTACGCTCACCCCCAACCGAGAGACGCCCTATCCTATAGCCCGCCGCTAA